A section of the Salvelinus sp. IW2-2015 linkage group LG7, ASM291031v2, whole genome shotgun sequence genome encodes:
- the LOC111966225 gene encoding opioid growth factor receptor isoform X1: protein MMEQDDLVCVYDSTWDTESDGDDPGENQTRRSSQDKTKSWTSGLWSNTFSRNMRAAKDMQNYRKGYPNLADDECSEERMFNLKFYLNEYPSSPDDILIESFHKEWKTDYKRLERVHSYIQWLFPLREPGVNYMASELTKKEILAFRESEEAKKRLVESYELMLGFYGIQLVNKDTGEVKRAENWRERFANLERNMHNNLRITRILKSLGELGFEHYQSPLVRFFLEETLVKRNLSSVKRSVLDYFLFAIRDKQKRKELLRYAFQHFEPKEKFVWCPRKIQKQLKKAEKGNGEGAEEGRTRAKAREGEAVGAQKEKGVTEEVKETAKLNDEALSSDGDKQAEGFSVNPSGPAISSEDSESLGNGNSNDLDMDHSGSPDPESVKGDHSMEEGLKEDSQAKDSVQDSVKVKAAASEMKSENLAQPTKKKREGDKVVPRNGPTENCPNGWEKGTVVPNDNHPHQTSPSAASSHKAKTEDPKKDSPKKDSSERGEKHPRTDFSDVSDNKAVPVGGENIKKAGEDQTNGKEVKNEVEPMDVESNSQPSSGNFRDMGTS from the exons ATGATGGAGCAGGACGATTTAGTCTGCGTGTATGATTCGACGTGGGACACAGAGAGTGATGGAGACGATCCAGGAGAGAACCAAACGCGTCGCTCAAGCCAGGACAAAACTAAATCATGGACATCTGGTTTA TGGTCAAACACGTTCTCCAGGAACATGAGGGCTGCGAAGGACATGCAGAACTACAGAAAAGGGTATCCT AATCTAGCAGACGACGAATGCTCAGAAGAGAGAATGTTCAATTTAAAATTTTATCTCAACGAATACCCCTCCTCCCCTGACG ACATTTTAATAGAATCCTTTCATAAAGAATGGAAGACGGACTATAAGAGGCTGGAGAGAGTTCACTCCTACATTCAGTG GTTGTTTCCACTGCGGGAGCCAGGAGTGAACTACATGGCCTCTGAGCTCACCAAGAAAGAGATCCTG GCCTTCAGGGAGAGCGAGGAGGCCAAGAAGAGGCTGGTGGAGTCCTACGAGCTCATGCTGGGGTTCTATGGTATCCAGCTGGTCAACAAAGACACAGGTGAGGTCAAACGCGCCGAGAACTGGAGAGAACGCTTCGCCAACCTTGAAAG GAACATGCACAACAACCTCCGCATTACGCGTATCCTGAAGAGCCTGGGGGAGCTAGGCTTTGAGCACTACCAGAGTCCGCTGGTGCGCTTCTTCCTGGAGGAGACGCTGGTCAAAAGGAACCTGAGCAGCGTCAAGCGCAGCGTGCTCGACTACTTCCTGTTTGCCATTCGTGACAAGCAGAAGCGCAAAGAGCTTCTGCGCTACGCTTTCCAGCACTTTGAGCCCAAGGAAAAGTTTGTATGGTGCCCCAGAAAGATCCAGAAACAGCTGAAGAAGGCGGAGAAGGGGAACGGGGAGGGAGCGGAGGAAGGCCGCACACGAGCCAAGgctagagagggagaggcagtggGAGCCCAGAAGGAGAAGGGTGTCacggaggaggtgaaggagactGCCAAGTTGAATGATGAAGCATTGAGTAGTGATGGAGATAAGCAGGCTGAGGGTTTTTCTGTTAATCCTTCGGGGCCAGCGATCTCCTCAGAGGACTCAGAATCACTGGGAAACGGGAACAGTAATGATCTTGACATGGACCATTCAGGCAGCCCAGACCCTGAGTCTGTTAAAGGAGATCACAGTATGGAGGAAGGACTCAAAGAGGATAGTCAAGCCAAGGACAGCGTCCAGGACTCAGTCAAAGTCAAGGCAGCTGCATCTGAAATGAAGTCTGAGAATTTGGCACAACCGACTAAGAAGAAGAGGGAAGGTGACAAGGTGGTGCCACGCAACGGTCCTACAGAGAACTGCCCCAACGGGTGGGAGAAAGGCACGGTCGTCCCCAACGACAACCACCCACATCAGACGAGCCCATCAGCGGCATCATCCCACAAAGCCAAGACTGAGGATCCCAAAAAGGATTCGCCGAAAAAGGACTCCTCAGAACGAGGTGAAAAACACCCAAGGACTGACTTTAGTGATGTGTCTGATAACAAAGCAGTGCCAGTGGGTGGGGAGAACATAAAGAAAGCTGGAGAGGACCAGACAAATGGGAAAGAGGTGAAAAATGAAGTGGAGCCGATGGATGTGGAATCCAACTCCCAGCCAAGTTCAGGGAACTTCAGGGACATGGGAACTTCCTGA
- the LOC111966225 gene encoding opioid growth factor receptor isoform X3, with protein MRAAKDMQNYRKGYPNLADDECSEERMFNLKFYLNEYPSSPDDILIESFHKEWKTDYKRLERVHSYIQWLFPLREPGVNYMASELTKKEILAFRESEEAKKRLVESYELMLGFYGIQLVNKDTGEVKRAENWRERFANLERNMHNNLRITRILKSLGELGFEHYQSPLVRFFLEETLVKRNLSSVKRSVLDYFLFAIRDKQKRKELLRYAFQHFEPKEKFVWCPRKIQKQLKKAEKGNGEGAEEGRTRAKAREGEAVGAQKEKGVTEEVKETAKLNDEALSSDGDKQAEGFSVNPSGPAISSEDSESLGNGNSNDLDMDHSGSPDPESVKGDHSMEEGLKEDSQAKDSVQDSVKVKAAASEMKSENLAQPTKKKREGDKVVPRNGPTENCPNGWEKGTVVPNDNHPHQTSPSAASSHKAKTEDPKKDSPKKDSSERGEKHPRTDFSDVSDNKAVPVGGENIKKAGEDQTNGKEVKNEVEPMDVESNSQPSSGNFRDMGTS; from the exons ATGAGGGCTGCGAAGGACATGCAGAACTACAGAAAAGGGTATCCT AATCTAGCAGACGACGAATGCTCAGAAGAGAGAATGTTCAATTTAAAATTTTATCTCAACGAATACCCCTCCTCCCCTGACG ACATTTTAATAGAATCCTTTCATAAAGAATGGAAGACGGACTATAAGAGGCTGGAGAGAGTTCACTCCTACATTCAGTG GTTGTTTCCACTGCGGGAGCCAGGAGTGAACTACATGGCCTCTGAGCTCACCAAGAAAGAGATCCTG GCCTTCAGGGAGAGCGAGGAGGCCAAGAAGAGGCTGGTGGAGTCCTACGAGCTCATGCTGGGGTTCTATGGTATCCAGCTGGTCAACAAAGACACAGGTGAGGTCAAACGCGCCGAGAACTGGAGAGAACGCTTCGCCAACCTTGAAAG GAACATGCACAACAACCTCCGCATTACGCGTATCCTGAAGAGCCTGGGGGAGCTAGGCTTTGAGCACTACCAGAGTCCGCTGGTGCGCTTCTTCCTGGAGGAGACGCTGGTCAAAAGGAACCTGAGCAGCGTCAAGCGCAGCGTGCTCGACTACTTCCTGTTTGCCATTCGTGACAAGCAGAAGCGCAAAGAGCTTCTGCGCTACGCTTTCCAGCACTTTGAGCCCAAGGAAAAGTTTGTATGGTGCCCCAGAAAGATCCAGAAACAGCTGAAGAAGGCGGAGAAGGGGAACGGGGAGGGAGCGGAGGAAGGCCGCACACGAGCCAAGgctagagagggagaggcagtggGAGCCCAGAAGGAGAAGGGTGTCacggaggaggtgaaggagactGCCAAGTTGAATGATGAAGCATTGAGTAGTGATGGAGATAAGCAGGCTGAGGGTTTTTCTGTTAATCCTTCGGGGCCAGCGATCTCCTCAGAGGACTCAGAATCACTGGGAAACGGGAACAGTAATGATCTTGACATGGACCATTCAGGCAGCCCAGACCCTGAGTCTGTTAAAGGAGATCACAGTATGGAGGAAGGACTCAAAGAGGATAGTCAAGCCAAGGACAGCGTCCAGGACTCAGTCAAAGTCAAGGCAGCTGCATCTGAAATGAAGTCTGAGAATTTGGCACAACCGACTAAGAAGAAGAGGGAAGGTGACAAGGTGGTGCCACGCAACGGTCCTACAGAGAACTGCCCCAACGGGTGGGAGAAAGGCACGGTCGTCCCCAACGACAACCACCCACATCAGACGAGCCCATCAGCGGCATCATCCCACAAAGCCAAGACTGAGGATCCCAAAAAGGATTCGCCGAAAAAGGACTCCTCAGAACGAGGTGAAAAACACCCAAGGACTGACTTTAGTGATGTGTCTGATAACAAAGCAGTGCCAGTGGGTGGGGAGAACATAAAGAAAGCTGGAGAGGACCAGACAAATGGGAAAGAGGTGAAAAATGAAGTGGAGCCGATGGATGTGGAATCCAACTCCCAGCCAAGTTCAGGGAACTTCAGGGACATGGGAACTTCCTGA
- the LOC111966225 gene encoding opioid growth factor receptor isoform X2, with translation MDIWFRKLWGETTAMVLGPVSSSVPLTYTQWSNTFSRNMRAAKDMQNYRKGYPNLADDECSEERMFNLKFYLNEYPSSPDDILIESFHKEWKTDYKRLERVHSYIQWLFPLREPGVNYMASELTKKEILAFRESEEAKKRLVESYELMLGFYGIQLVNKDTGEVKRAENWRERFANLERNMHNNLRITRILKSLGELGFEHYQSPLVRFFLEETLVKRNLSSVKRSVLDYFLFAIRDKQKRKELLRYAFQHFEPKEKFVWCPRKIQKQLKKAEKGNGEGAEEGRTRAKAREGEAVGAQKEKGVTEEVKETAKLNDEALSSDGDKQAEGFSVNPSGPAISSEDSESLGNGNSNDLDMDHSGSPDPESVKGDHSMEEGLKEDSQAKDSVQDSVKVKAAASEMKSENLAQPTKKKREGDKVVPRNGPTENCPNGWEKGTVVPNDNHPHQTSPSAASSHKAKTEDPKKDSPKKDSSERGEKHPRTDFSDVSDNKAVPVGGENIKKAGEDQTNGKEVKNEVEPMDVESNSQPSSGNFRDMGTS, from the exons ATGGACATCTGGTTTA GGAAACTATGGGGTGAAACTACAGCTATGGTGTTGGGACCTGTCTCCTCTTCGGTTCCACTGACTTACACCCAG TGGTCAAACACGTTCTCCAGGAACATGAGGGCTGCGAAGGACATGCAGAACTACAGAAAAGGGTATCCT AATCTAGCAGACGACGAATGCTCAGAAGAGAGAATGTTCAATTTAAAATTTTATCTCAACGAATACCCCTCCTCCCCTGACG ACATTTTAATAGAATCCTTTCATAAAGAATGGAAGACGGACTATAAGAGGCTGGAGAGAGTTCACTCCTACATTCAGTG GTTGTTTCCACTGCGGGAGCCAGGAGTGAACTACATGGCCTCTGAGCTCACCAAGAAAGAGATCCTG GCCTTCAGGGAGAGCGAGGAGGCCAAGAAGAGGCTGGTGGAGTCCTACGAGCTCATGCTGGGGTTCTATGGTATCCAGCTGGTCAACAAAGACACAGGTGAGGTCAAACGCGCCGAGAACTGGAGAGAACGCTTCGCCAACCTTGAAAG GAACATGCACAACAACCTCCGCATTACGCGTATCCTGAAGAGCCTGGGGGAGCTAGGCTTTGAGCACTACCAGAGTCCGCTGGTGCGCTTCTTCCTGGAGGAGACGCTGGTCAAAAGGAACCTGAGCAGCGTCAAGCGCAGCGTGCTCGACTACTTCCTGTTTGCCATTCGTGACAAGCAGAAGCGCAAAGAGCTTCTGCGCTACGCTTTCCAGCACTTTGAGCCCAAGGAAAAGTTTGTATGGTGCCCCAGAAAGATCCAGAAACAGCTGAAGAAGGCGGAGAAGGGGAACGGGGAGGGAGCGGAGGAAGGCCGCACACGAGCCAAGgctagagagggagaggcagtggGAGCCCAGAAGGAGAAGGGTGTCacggaggaggtgaaggagactGCCAAGTTGAATGATGAAGCATTGAGTAGTGATGGAGATAAGCAGGCTGAGGGTTTTTCTGTTAATCCTTCGGGGCCAGCGATCTCCTCAGAGGACTCAGAATCACTGGGAAACGGGAACAGTAATGATCTTGACATGGACCATTCAGGCAGCCCAGACCCTGAGTCTGTTAAAGGAGATCACAGTATGGAGGAAGGACTCAAAGAGGATAGTCAAGCCAAGGACAGCGTCCAGGACTCAGTCAAAGTCAAGGCAGCTGCATCTGAAATGAAGTCTGAGAATTTGGCACAACCGACTAAGAAGAAGAGGGAAGGTGACAAGGTGGTGCCACGCAACGGTCCTACAGAGAACTGCCCCAACGGGTGGGAGAAAGGCACGGTCGTCCCCAACGACAACCACCCACATCAGACGAGCCCATCAGCGGCATCATCCCACAAAGCCAAGACTGAGGATCCCAAAAAGGATTCGCCGAAAAAGGACTCCTCAGAACGAGGTGAAAAACACCCAAGGACTGACTTTAGTGATGTGTCTGATAACAAAGCAGTGCCAGTGGGTGGGGAGAACATAAAGAAAGCTGGAGAGGACCAGACAAATGGGAAAGAGGTGAAAAATGAAGTGGAGCCGATGGATGTGGAATCCAACTCCCAGCCAAGTTCAGGGAACTTCAGGGACATGGGAACTTCCTGA